Proteins encoded in a region of the Drosophila busckii strain San Diego stock center, stock number 13000-0081.31 chromosome 2L, ASM1175060v1, whole genome shotgun sequence genome:
- the LOC108608332 gene encoding lysosomal aspartic protease, which produces MFNKGLKLLVLMLVVSLASAHLHRINIHKVARTVSRHVIRKAVTFLHHKYIRLDAYNPYAPDYVAPDYDYPSGEQSGEETNEPLTNNMNMDYYGVIAIGTPPQYFKVVFDTGSANLWVPSVNCLSSDVACQNHNQYNSSASSTYDANGQSFSIQYGTGSLSGFLSTDTVSIEGLTIQSQTFGEATSQPNGSFTGVPFDGILGMAYRVIAVDNVIPPFYNLYEQSLIDEPTFGFYLSRNGSAQLGGQLILGGIDNSLFTGALTYVPVSQQGYWQFRMDSAVMGGYVACFQCQAIADSGTSLLAVPNGAFALLNRIIGATLFDGDYLVDCSTVGSLPVLSFNIGGTIFDLPASVYIQSFSEQGTTYCMSSFTSIDTQFWILGDVFMGQYYSQFDFGNNRIGFAPAA; this is translated from the coding sequence atgtttaacaaaggGCTTAAATTGCTGGTGCTAATGTTGGTGGTGTCGCTGGCCAGCGCCCACTTGCATCGCATTAACATACACAAGGTAGCGCGCACTGTTAGCCGCCATGTCATAAGGAAGGCGGTGACCTTTTTGCACCACAAATATATACGCCTGGATGCGTACAATCCATATGCGCCGGACTATGTGGCCCCTGACTACGACTACCCCAGCGGAGAGCAGAGCGGCGAGGAAACCAATGAGCCGTTGACCAACAACATGAACATGGACTACTACGGTGTGATTGCCATTGGCACTCCGCCGCAGTACTTTAAGGTCGTCTTCGATACGGGCTCTGCCAATCTGTGGGTGCCATCGGTCAACTGCCTGAGCAGCGATGTCGCCTGCCAGAATCACAATCAGTACAACTCGAGCGCCTCGAGCACTTATGATGCCAACGGTCAGAGCTTCTCTATACAGTACGGCACGGGCAGCTTGTCTGGCTTCCTCTCCACGGACACAGTCAGCATCGAAGGCTTGACTATCCAAAGTCAAACCTTTGGCGAGGCCACATCCCAGCCCAATGGAAGCTTTACAGGCGTACCTTTCGATGGCATCCTCGGAATGGCCTATCGCGTGATTGCGGTGGACAATGTGATACCACCATTCTACAATTTATACGAACAGTCGTTGATTGATGAGCCCACCTTTGGCTTTTACTTATCCCGCAATGGCTCCGCTCAGCTGGGCGGTCAGCTGATCCTTGGCGGCATCGACAACTCGCTGTTCACGGGCGCGCTGACATATGTGCCCGTCTCGCAGCAGGGCTACTGGCAGTTCCGCATGGATAGCGCTGTCATGGGCGGCTATGTTGCTTGCTTTCAATGCCAAGCCATTGCTGACTCGGGCACCTCCTTGCTGGCAGTACCAAACGGCGCCTTTGCGTTGCTTAACCGTATTATTGGGGCCACCTTGTTTGATGGCGATTACTTGGTCGATTGTTCCACTGTTGGCAGTCTGCCCGTATTGAGCTTCAATATTGGTGGCACCATTTTCGATCTGCCTGCTTCCGTGTATATTCAGAGCTTCAGCGAGCAGGGCACAACGTACTGCATGTCCAGCTTCACCTCCATTGATACTCAATTCTGGATTCTGGGCGATGTCTTTATGGGCCAATACTACAGCCAGTTTGACTTCGGAAATAATCGCATTGGCTTTGCACCTGCAGCTTAG
- the LOC108602977 gene encoding lysosomal aspartic protease, with the protein MHWSWLQNLVVAVVLLQLPNSTVVGRQRPVTVSLKRLRDHESTLSTLQFEKAALKAKFRVKSLQRPMLMAAGRQVEEETPRLPLGNAYNTEYYGLIQVGSAQSFKILFDTASSNLWVPSIQCPADNCTRMHRYDSSLSSTHVPNGNAFQIQYATRNNQPTILKGFLSTDDVSIAGLTIKKQTFAEITSLPPGVFSKANFDGIFGLGFKDIAIGGITPPFTKMVEQGLVSQPTFSIYLNRNNTGSIDANGGKLLLGPSDPTLYSGCMTYVPLSKVGYWQFTTRSIRLGSSNLLCSNCEAIVDVGTSLIVAPIKALRSINAQLGLTEASKRDGVYTLPCSRVPLLPSITFNIGRRDFVIPASSYIVQYKSTCVSGFTSLEEGSQELTDDSGTDYSNLWIFGDVFMGPFYMEFDMEYKRIGLARKV; encoded by the coding sequence ATGCATTGGAGCTGGTTGCAAAATTTAGTTGTGGCTGTGGTATTGCTTCAACTACCAAACAGCACTGTTGTGGGTAGGCAGAGGCCGGTCACCGTGAGCCTGAAACGCTTGAGGGATCATGAGAGCACACTATCGACCTTGCAATTCGAGAAAGCTGCTTTAAAAGCCAAGTTCCGAGTGAAGTCGTTGCAGCGGCCTATGTTGATGGCTGCTGGCAGACAGGTTGAGGAAGAGACGCCCAGGCTGCCGTTGGGAAACGCCTACAACACCGAGTACTACGGCTTAATTCAAGTGGGCAGTGCTCAGTCCTTCAAGATATTGTTCGACACAGCCTCTTCGAATCTGTGGGTGCCATCGATACAGTGCCCCGCCGATAACTGTACACGAATGCACCGTTACGACTCCAGCTTATCCAGCACCCACGTGCCCAACGGGAACGCCTTCCAAATACAGTACGCCACACGCAACAATCAACCGACCATACTTAAAGGATTCCTGTCAACGGACGATGTGAGCATTGCCGGGCTCACtatcaaaaagcaaacatttgcagaGATCACCTCGTTGCCACCGGGTGTCTTCAGCAAAGCCAACTTCGATGGTATTTTTGGCCTGGGCTTCAAGGATATCGCCATTGGGGGCATTACGCCACCCTTTACAAAAATGGTGGAACAGGGGCTTGTCTCGCAACCTACGTTCTCCATCTATCTCAATCGCAACAACACCGGCAGCATAGATGCTAATGGAGGCAAGCTATTGCTGGGACCCAGCGATCCCACGCTCTACAGCGGCTGCATGACTTACGTGCCACTTTCGAAAGTCGGCTATTGGCAGTTCACTACACGCAGCATCAGGCTGGGTAGCAGCAATCTGCTGTGCTCCAACTGTGAGGCCATTGTCGATGTGGGCACCTCCTTGATAGTGGCACCAATCAAGGCATTAAGGAGTATCAATGCCCAGCTGGGCTTGACAGAAGCCAGCAAGCGAGATGGGGTCTACACACTGCCTTGCTCCAGAGTCCCCTTACTACCATCAATCACTTTCAATATAGGACGCCGCGACTTTGTTATACCCGCCTCCAGCTATATTGTTCAGTATAAATCGACATGTGTCTCGGGATTCACCAGCTTGGAGGAGGGAAGCCAAGAGTTAACGGACGATAGCGGAACAGACTACAGCAATCTGTGGATATTTGGCGATGTCTTTATGGGCCCCTTCTACATGGAGTTTGACATGGAGTATAAACGCATTGGTCTTGCTCGAAAAGTTTAG